A single genomic interval of Dehalobacter sp. harbors:
- a CDS encoding protein translocase SEC61 complex subunit gamma: protein MVESTFEPNITTKSVGQAIRAHLRVLKLTKKPSREEFLTIAKVAGAGILAVGAIGFIIYVLLTMLPQWVAK, encoded by the coding sequence ATGGTAGAATCCACGTTTGAACCGAATATAACTACAAAAAGCGTTGGTCAGGCAATCCGGGCACACCTGAGAGTCCTGAAACTTACGAAAAAACCGTCCAGGGAAGAGTTCTTGACCATTGCCAAAGTTGCAGGTGCCGGTATTCTGGCTGTGGGCGCAATTGGATTTATAATCTATGTACTGCTGACAATGTTGCCCCAGTGGGTGGCCAAATGA